The sequence below is a genomic window from Bombus fervidus isolate BK054 chromosome 2, iyBomFerv1, whole genome shotgun sequence.
gaaatgtcaaataaaaaaggaataatCCAAGAATTTAGTTATTTTGTTGACCCTGTAGAACGGTGAGGCCACCCCTGAAGCGCACGGGCGAAGCACTGCCCCGCACAGGCATCCCCAATTTGTCGTCTCGATCTCAGCACGGTCGGTCGACGTAAACCTTAACCCTGGAACGAAGACAAAGCTCGTCCTGTAAACGGATGCATTTCATGCGTACGGCTGACCCCTTGTAGACATTGCTAGCTTACAAGGGGATTAAGGGGGCTAAGCTTGTTAAGTTGCAACAACCCGCCACCTCCTGCCCCCGCACACAGCCCGGACATATCGGCCACGTAACTCGGAACGTGAGTGATGCACATGAGAACGTAAATACGtgcagagagaaaaagaggaagagacaAGGCAAGATAGAGGGTAAATAGAGAGATGGGTGGAGAAAGGGGTGGAAGAAGTGGAGGGCAATTGGAGACACGATGCTCGAGGACAAATCGTggatgaaaaaaattaatgggAGCGGGGTGGAGGAgctagaaaaaggaaataaatgaCGATAGAGAAAGAGGTAAGAAAGTAAGTGAAGATAGAATTGTACCAAAGGGTGTAATGtatgaaaatgagaaaaagtaAAGGTTGTAATTTGGCAAGATTACAAAGATTATAGAGAAACAAGAGTGGGGAAGAGGAAATAGATGGGAAGAGGAAAAACGgataagagaagaaaaaattgtattagaGGTGCAAGGTATGATAGCGGAAAttgagaagaaacgaaaaggaaaaagaattgaaaattagaatgattatagaaattataaagaataggTGAATAAACGTGAAAAGGGGATAAGAGAAACACAATTGTttagatatttaaaagaatacaGAATGATATCAGAAAACGTAGATTATTTGGTAGTAACTTAAAAAAGGAATTTATGAAAGATAGGAATGAagcagaaagaagaaaacaacaaAGAAAGTAGACACAGAAAGTAGCCAGAACTTTGCAAAAAGAAATCTTCTTCAGAAATTCCTATCCAAGAGAGCAGAAAATCTCCAATTCtaaaagaaaggaacaaaGAGAGGAAAGCGTGAGAAAAGACAACAGAGAAAAGACGAGCGTGTAGCGAGAAAAAAAGGCGGGCTAGACAGATGACCGggggggaaaaaagaagagaagaaacagCATGAGACGGAAGGAGGGAGACACGTGCTCTCGAGGAACTCACGTGGCAGGAAGAAGAGCGGGAAGTGTCGGGAAAGTGGCGCTGCTTTTACCTTCGGGATTACCCACTCGCCCACTTCTGCGGCCTCTGGCCTTTCCCAAGTTCCGGGCACGGATTCCTTAACAAGCCCCGTTGTCCTATCCCATGGGATGCCGCGTTTCGTCTACGGCTTCAGCCCGTTGACAGATTTCCGAGATAATGATGTTTGCCGACACCGTCGTGCCTCGAGCTTGGCTAACGAATATCGCTGCCACCGTTATACCTCTCGTCGATAAGTCGTCCGTCTGTTAGTTGGCGCTTTCAGTTGGAATTTCTTACCCTCCAAACGAACAATGCCTGTTTAAGGAAAAGCGGTTTAATGCTAAACCTTAACCAGGGAAggattaaatacataaaagcGGTTCGTTAGCAAGTTTGCAAAAGACATGTCAGTGTATAAAAGTTTCTGGTGAAATAGATTTTTCGTCTTGTATTCTAAAAGCGATATCTTTTCATCTTATATTCTAAAAGCCATGTCTATtctaaacaattttaaataatattgggTATGAAGAGATGGCAAGAGAAGGGAAAGTTATATGCAGACTGTGcatgtttatgtaaatttatatttttaccaaaatatttaaacgatataGGTTAGGATGAAATTTGCTACATGTATACTGTGaacattttatgtaattttccaTGTCCCATTGTGCAAAATGTTGAATTTTCCatatatgcataaaaatccgtagtctatctatataattatatactattagttttaaaattgtttgaaataccgctattgaaatataaagtgAAAAATCTCTACCCGAAGCTCTATTATGCTATCCTTTGCACTCTATCACATTTGCAAGTttgttttaaagaaaaatgttatttatgatTTCTCTAAATCTAGGGAATTTTAATGGgttcctttcttctttaaattctCAATAGAAGCTCTCGTTGCTAATTGTGGCCCTTCTTGTTGatcaagaaaattaaaagcttTTGAGAtcataaatggaaaaaattgaaattttgaagTGGATGAGAAGATTACATGGAATCTTGCATTTGATAGTATACTGGTTGAGATtattgtttcctttttcctgTGGATTTATCGTTGGCATCGAGAGGCAGATACATTACTAGGTCAATAGTGGTTCGAGTGGTGCTCGAATCgtcgagtattgcgagttaGTTAGATAAAAGTAGCGCTTAACgaacgaatatatatatatatatatgcatatatgtatagggAATCGGTGATCCAAGTACTGCTCGATACTGTAACGAGTGTATTGTTTCAGTTAGATGCATGAAGGGCTAgcaatcaattaaaaaattgtatttaaagaaCAGATACATTTTCGATCACAGATAAATCgactttttatcttttctctttaaataattattcttttttaaagaaatatttctattttccttgttaagatatttatgaaacatttatCTCCTTAACATACTtactaaatatgtaaatataaaatttcccaAGCATCCCAATATTTTTGCATtctattgattttttaatactcATCGcgagaaatttctaaaacaaAGTACAAACTACCATTGCTTTAcccaaaatttaattacaaaacttTTACAAAAACAATTCCTCTCCTCTAATGTCATATTAGACCTAACCTCATATCGAAAACAATTTTGTTCCTCATTCAGGACATCCACTTCGGAGAGAAATTCTCGCGAGAGTGGTCTGATAGTAGCGAGGAACCCGTGAAGGAGGGTGTGCTGCACGGACCAAAAGGGCTGGCTGGCCAGCTGATGAGGAAGCATGATAGCGAATCTGGCAGACGCGCGGTCCGCTCGAGAATGCAACGCGTGTGCAAATGCCATGGTGAGCTATTAACGTGTTATACAGATAAGGTCCTCTATCTACGCtcttatttttcattcctCACGCTTTAACGACTTAGGATTTCACCAATCCCTTGCTTTCTCCCACTCCACGCCTCGTCGTTGGTTCGCTGCGTTCATGCGTGTACAGATTCATGGGTAGAAGAATCTCTCCTGAAGACCTGTTTCAGCCTCAAAGCATGCCGTGAAAAGAAGGAATGTGACGTTCGTTTTATCAGTCTCGTGAAACTAGCGACTATCCTTCCTTGTCCGTTTTTTAGATGTTTTCTTATTGCTTGATAATTAGgtttgaaaaatgaagaaatatcaggaccaataaaaatacatatatagtatGATAGAGAATACTAGAGGTAGACATCAAATGTTTGCTTTAGATACTAAAACAATTAATGCGTTTTTGTATAGGAAACAATGAATAGCAGGAAGTATTTGAATCACAAATTTgtgatttatttgtatttcaatgTACTTTTTAAGAATAAAGGAGGTTTTCAATTGTAAGGTTAGAGAATCTTATTAGacttgtattaaaatattgcttattaaattttatatgtcaTAAAATACTCTGTAAAAGAATTCTACAAATTCAAAACATTATTGTAGTTCTTTATGCCTTTCTGTACTCTTCAGAATCTTAATACAGAAGATGTTCCAAGTCCCTAGTAAGTTTTACCACTTTAAGGTTAAATACTTCAAGTTCTCCATATTACAGTATACAtacttgtaatattttctttttatttttctaaatgtcTATTGAAACAATTGTTTTATTGTCTTAGGAATGTCTGGGTCATGCAGCGTACGCGTCTGTTGGAGAAGACTGCCGGCATTCAGGGTGGCTGGAGCAGCGTTAGCCGCGTTGCACGAAGGAGCAGCGTTGGTACGACTGGCACAACGTGGAGGTAGAAGACCAGCGAGATTGAGGCCTGCTCGTCCAGACCTCAAACGACCTAATAAAACGGACCTAGTGTACCTTGAAGATAGTCCTGACTATTGTGAAAAAAATATCACGTGAgaagtttttatattattatatattttatattattatagaattttttatattacatttaaaacTAAAGTACTTATTAAGTTAAAATCTTactataacatttattttagttattaTTCCACTTTAATTTACAGTAGTCACTCAGTTCTTACTACTGTAGTTCTCGTTTGAAATGCAGAGGGCAGTAATATACACGAAGGTTCAAAGCCACAATGTTAAAAGAAGTGGCCTTCAATGTTACCTGATTTCATACAATCCATAACTCAATTTTTGGGTCCTCAATCAACAAGAAAAATTCATCTACtctcaataaaattaattttaaaatacaattttccatAATTGAAACCTCTTTTATTTAGAACACCTTTTCTAAATATCTCTATTTTTAGGCTCGGTATTCCCGGGACAAGAGGAAGGATATGCAATCGAACATCCCTTGGTTTGGACGGATGTCGATTACTATGCTGCGGTCGAGGATACCAGACGAGAGTCCGGGACGTGACCGAGAAATGCAATTGTCGATTCGTCTGGTGTTGTCACGTGAAGTGCGAGCTGTGTCGGCACAAACGGGAGGAGCACGTGTGCAATTAGGCGgtaaacaaaagaaaagataagaaaaggaaaaaagaagaagaagaagcaaaaaaAATTGCATTCCGGTCGGCCTACCTACCGAAAGGTGCTTAACGACCCTCTGCGTCGAGGCAGTTTCTCCACGATCCCTCGATACACGATGGCCCGTTCTCATGGTCGCAATGGAATCAGGGTAGAGATCGCGCATCTACCATCcccgtgttttttctttttctgatatttgtttcttttagtttgtatttttttttttcttttcttgtttgTTTAAGTTAATTCAATCGCGACCGATTTGGCTCCAGATATGGAAGTCAGTCGCGTGCCGAGTAGAGAAAAGCGCCGCGAGAGGCTACGAAGAGTAACACGTTACATTTATAGAGCATTCTGTACCTGACAGTCAGAGTGTCGTAAGTCCACCGCACTTCGGCAACTATCGACCTTGAGCGTATATAATGTACTTTCCGGACGGTTAGAATGTTAAGATGTTAGGATGTATCTAAACGTGTTTACGATGTACAAAATGATACACGTGATATCTTAATATCTCTGTTGTTTTTGGTAATAGAAACGGACTAATTAGACCCATCAAAAATTAGACACATTGCTATCAATTGAAAGAATTGTTACTGAGTTACTTGTGGAAGTGTTAACATATAAAAAATCTGAACCTGAATTACTAAATAATCGAAAACAATTGTGAACAATCGTCAAAATATCTCttaagataaaaaaaagatttagTTATTTTAGAATGcgtcatttttcttattatcaaACATCACagagatatttaaaataatccaAGCAAAATAGAATATTCTGTAGAATGAActttaaagtaaaaaagatgCCTGTCATAAAACTGGAGTCGTCTCAGTATTAACGTTGCGACAGTGAGTACAAGGTGTCTATGCAGTTGCACAGTTACGTGGCTTATTATACTAGTCTGGCTCTCAGGTGCAccattatttatgtaaatgttaACATGTTGAGGATCgacgatgaaaaattataccAATTTTCACGGATATCTAAAAATGTGACGGGAATTGGGCTCGACTATAAGAGCATATATTATACGCGCAATAGTGCTCGTTTTATACTACAATTTACGTAATCGTAGGAAGAGTGAAATTGAACCTTTCGAAAAGGATCTTGTTTTAATCGATGATACTACTGTGtagcgataaatattttatttgacatTGAGAGCAGCTAAACATATTCGCAGCGTACTGATCCTTGGCTGAAACTCaatatgttaataatttaCGGTTTTTGCTGAcgcgagagggagagagagtgAGAACATGACGATAATAGAGAAGCGTGCGAGTGTTTCCGCGTGAACGAGATCGAGTGTCCGGATAAGCGAGAATCTGAACACGAGGATGAAATAGAGTAATATAGGCGAGATATTATGCCACTCGACGACCATTCTTCCCCCTATTcctttctttccatttttcaactgtttcctttctttccatatttttgtttttctcttcttttctaacTTTCTGTTCGTGCTCGCACATTTGCGTATGGCGCGAGAGTCTTATTTATATTCGAAGTAAAAACCTCCACGATGTGTAGGTATCTCATTGTATACCAATGCTCTCTAGCGCCTAGAACCACCTTGTCTTCACCTAAATACGAAGCGAATTACAGTGAGCTGCAAAAATACGCTTATGCGCTTTGCAGCCGGAAATGAAACGCTATATAGGTTATACCgaagcttttaaaatattgttccgACTATAACGCATCCAATAACTTTTGaacataattttcatatttaacgtaacatttcataattatcaataataaaatatgtcaaagcccgaattataaaaaaattttaaagatataacgatatagtgACCAAACATTGAATGATGAGGATGGTGAAGCGACGATCTTAAGCGGTTGCCTCGAATTTGTCCAAGCTATATAGCCTCTTGGAATCatattttaaaagtttcaGCGTAACTTATGCAAGCCATACGCGTTATGCTTTACGTCTGCAGGCGTCTAAATATGTACTTTCACGACTCACTGTACACTACTCGCAGTATGTCGGCCGCGTATCGGCGAACAATGCGAGTTACGAGGAGCGAGGCGGACTACGAAAGCGAGAGTCTACATCAGAGAAAAGAGTACAGAGAGCGGGAGAGGAGTGTAGCGAACAAATAAAGGAAAAGGAGGCCGCGATAGCAACACATATCCGCTCTCGACAGTTCGCCTCGAGTCACTCGATTCGGGAACAATTCTGCCAATGACTGTACATACTGTCTCCTTACCGTTTTGTAGATTTTACGTCCACGACTGCCGCGCTGTATATAGATaagcatatatacatacagaaCATGTATTGTTGGTGGAAGCAACATAGTGAGGTTATATAAATTGACACATTAAACGGCGACATTGATATTGTCGCACCTAGAATCATACATGTCTCATAGCGGCATCTTGAACTCCAAGTTGTAAACGTGAATACTTAAATGTGTGAATGTATATTCACAATTTTAGTATAATGTGCATTGTGTGAAAAGATagtaaattatgaaattctaaaatttgcttctcaaattgtataatatacaaaatttgtttaaatgtGCTACAAACGAAGAAGCAATTCTGAGTTGacataatatatatctatattttagaTTGTCGTTAGGACTATGAAATAGACTTGTAATCACGCTATATCGCTTCTGCCAGCTATGCATGAAAACACGATCGATGTTAATTAGATTCATTGAATGCTGCATTGAGAGAGAAACTGGAGCATTTTGAAAAGAGTGATCGCTCCTGCGTTTTCCGCAGCCTCCCTCCTctcatcttttatttttcctttctttgttctttcatttcgtttctttgttttttattcaTCCTCATGAAACAACTTTCATcagtatattttattgtatttcttCATAGGGAGTAACGTTCTATAATATCTCATTGCGCGAAGTGGAAGCTACCGTTTCGTCGCATTTCAGCCACGCTGATCTAGATGGATCACAGTCTAGTCAATTACGAAGTCCGAATTGATCATGTGTCGCGATCTCTTAATTACGATTGCTCGATGATTTTTCGCTTTTAcaagacaattttttaatcttcttttttatactaaaacaattttttatactgAATATATGTACAGCTTTTTActctgtatttttttcttctttttacaatgaccaatattttatacgaagaTCGTTATTTTTTACCCCCGTCTTACGTGACGatgatctttttttcttaaatctaTATGAGGTAACGAATTGTTTGATGACATGTGTCGATAGCGATGATATGcgaatatacagggtgttatATTTAGATTATATCTTTGAACGATTCCgaaaattattcgttacaagTGAAAAATGTATTACTATTATTCTACATCACTATTATTCTACAAAGATTATGAAAAAAACCTATTTTCATATCTTTCATTTGTTTACAAGATTTCACATATACAAATTAATCTAATGTACATCTtccataaattacaaaaacagAATACAAAGGGAACGTGAAAATAAACAATGATAACATTGAAACCTCATTTAAATCTcgacattgaaataatttgaataatatgaaatatcaaaGATTAGAATGGAACATTCTGTATATTCGTTGCGTGAATAAATCAATCTCTGTTTGAACGGCATAATCAAAGGCAGCTGATCTAATTAGAGGAACATGGCcttaaaagagagagagagagagagagagagcgaacgagttagagagaaagagaatcgaATGAACTATAAGTACTGATTCGTCCGTACGTTTGTAAGGATTTAGGCGATAACGCACACGAGCGAGCACTCGTGCAACGAGACGACATACAGAGCGCAGTATTgacaaattgtaatttatttttctctcctcGTCGTTGATAATACGCTACATCATACTTTCTAGCTTTTTCCAAGCAAGCAATCAATCATCAATCAATCTTATCGATCAAGTATTCTCGTAATAGTTACATCTCTTCATTAGCAATGAGATAAACCCTAGCTCGTAACATTTGTATTTGTATGTACCTGTACTCTACgtgcatttatataaatacatatgcgAAACGTGTCCGTAATTATCCATCCTATCAAATCCAtgttttttttctcctcttttagATCAACCACATTTTTATCGCGTATATCTTCCCTTTGATCTTTGTGTTCTTTTAGATATGACTAAATATCTTGCTAACATACAACCTATTgtcgaaaatattccaactatAATACCTACGAAGAGACCAAGGAAGAATTGGAGTTCTTCATTCAAGGTCTTCGCTGGACTGACTGGAGTTAGGAAGTCTAAGTTCCAATCCTTTGTCCTTGCCATGTAACGCAACCAATAGATTAACCTATCCACAGCAGGATTTATTCTATCACGAATGGTTAAAGATACTTTTCTAGCATTCTCGCGGTAGTCCATAGTTTCATGAATCTGAGTCACAGTATTAGCTAGTTCTTCACCAgatgaaatatgaatattttcagCAGAACGTGCGAAGCCTAATTGAACCGCTCGTGCAGCGTTTTTAAATTCGTTGGGATTTCTGGGGAAACATATGACTGGAGTTCCATGGAAGGCAGCTTCAAGGAGCTCTGTGTCTGCACAATGACTTAACACCACTCTTGTACGTCCATAACCTGcaataatatgataataatattatcaaaattattttgaaatatatttcccaattaatttatagatgacaaaaaaattagaaaagaaaagataatatCTCTCATAGGCAGGCAAAAGAGTATAAGTCATTTTGGTCACTAACAACAAATTTTGCTTTGTTTATGGTTCTAATAATACaagttaatttcatttctttcccGCTGTTTTATCTATGATTCTAAATGGTATATCCAAAATTTAACACCTGATCTTAAGGActttaaatattgtaagtGCTTTTCTGTCCAACTAATAACCCTAGTTGTTACGATATTGTTctttaaaatgaaagaattaaagTAATTAGTTTTAATCAGGAACCTACTAGGATTCTATGAGGGAGACAATTTAATGTAATCTTTTACCTATTAAGTCTTGCCGATCAATTCTCGAGTGAACGAAAAGATTCTCTGGCAGAgcattatttgaattttgcCATTTCATGTTCTTCCATACTACTGCTTGGCCCTCCCTGCCTTGAGGTAATTTCTGTGCAAGCTCCCTAATTAACGTCTCATAATTTTCATCCAGAAGAGCCACAATAGTACCCACTCGATACTCGATCAGAGCTTTGTGTAGGTCGCTTTGTAATGGATGTGCCCCTCTGCAGTGATGACAGCCGATCTACAATAAAGATTGTTAACGGAACGTTCTTCTttggtaatttttaattatacaccGAAGACAGAGATGGATATTGCGTGGTATTATTAGGGAACTACGGCGTATGTTATGtggtaagaaaaaaaagaggaaaggtaTCAAGTTACTGAACTGGGATTCGAACCTAAACCGTTCATTTTCCAAACGAGTGCACTAATCAGTTAAGCCTCGCATAAGTTCAATATCATAGTGTAGGTTAAGAGAGAAGGTTATTTTAGAATTTGCGATTGCTGAATTATTAATGGCTTTTATAtgtgaaattttttactttttaaattctcaaattttgtcaaattttcaaatatacaaattctCAAATGTTGGGACTTTTCaactttctaattttctaattttctaattttctaatttgcaAATTTGTTCATTCTCAAATATCTAAAACTATTCCAAGTCCAGTTTTAGCAATTAACAATGAAACGCGCGATTAAATATACTGgacattgaaaaatatcttattaGGAGAACAGGAAACAGAATCGGAGTAAACATTTTTGATATCTCACTTCCACTATCAGTTGAGTGAGTAATGCATAATCCGAGCGTAGGATAACGTCAGCGTCCCAAAGTATAAGGCGAACATCAGCGTATAGATTATCTAAATTGAGACTGATGTCTGGCAAGTATTTTCCCACTATCCGGAGAGCATACACCGCGTACTCATCCCGAGCCGTGGAGAATATTGACCTCCTTGTAGTACTCGTCC
It includes:
- the LOC139996037 gene encoding protein Wnt-4 isoform X1; translated protein: MRPVVTTFLLVPLLFIAWQNGAQANWWYLGVEPRLNSGSSSGSGGDGQAQIVGAGVIGPASAEKNCKSVHLTAKQQAICSRSPPVLQAVSAGARLAIEECQHQFRSARWNCSISPENPDNIFGGVMLVNSREAAFVYAISAAGVAYSVTRACSRGELTDCSCDNRVRTRHPNNWQWGGCSEDIHFGEKFSREWSDSSEEPVKEGVLHGPKGLAGQLMRKHDSESGRRAVRSRMQRVCKCHGMSGSCSVRVCWRRLPAFRVAGAALAALHEGAALVRLAQRGGRRPARLRPARPDLKRPNKTDLVYLEDSPDYCEKNITLGIPGTRGRICNRTSLGLDGCRLLCCGRGYQTRVRDVTEKCNCRFVWCCHVKCELCRHKREEHVCN
- the LOC139996037 gene encoding protein Wnt-4 isoform X2; the encoded protein is MTVMWWMCQHCIIHNYLTFLRLWYLGVEPRLNSGSSSGSGGDGQAQIVGAGVIGPASAEKNCKSVHLTAKQQAICSRSPPVLQAVSAGARLAIEECQHQFRSARWNCSISPENPDNIFGGVMLVNSREAAFVYAISAAGVAYSVTRACSRGELTDCSCDNRVRTRHPNNWQWGGCSEDIHFGEKFSREWSDSSEEPVKEGVLHGPKGLAGQLMRKHDSESGRRAVRSRMQRVCKCHGMSGSCSVRVCWRRLPAFRVAGAALAALHEGAALVRLAQRGGRRPARLRPARPDLKRPNKTDLVYLEDSPDYCEKNITLGIPGTRGRICNRTSLGLDGCRLLCCGRGYQTRVRDVTEKCNCRFVWCCHVKCELCRHKREEHVCN
- the LOC139996037 gene encoding protein Wnt-4 isoform X3 — protein: MYLGVEPRLNSGSSSGSGGDGQAQIVGAGVIGPASAEKNCKSVHLTAKQQAICSRSPPVLQAVSAGARLAIEECQHQFRSARWNCSISPENPDNIFGGVMLVNSREAAFVYAISAAGVAYSVTRACSRGELTDCSCDNRVRTRHPNNWQWGGCSEDIHFGEKFSREWSDSSEEPVKEGVLHGPKGLAGQLMRKHDSESGRRAVRSRMQRVCKCHGMSGSCSVRVCWRRLPAFRVAGAALAALHEGAALVRLAQRGGRRPARLRPARPDLKRPNKTDLVYLEDSPDYCEKNITLGIPGTRGRICNRTSLGLDGCRLLCCGRGYQTRVRDVTEKCNCRFVWCCHVKCELCRHKREEHVCN
- the LOC139996037 gene encoding protein Wnt-4 isoform X5; translation: MISVVSGIWYFEAVSAGARLAIEECQHQFRSARWNCSISPENPDNIFGGVMLVNSREAAFVYAISAAGVAYSVTRACSRGELTDCSCDNRVRTRHPNNWQWGGCSEDIHFGEKFSREWSDSSEEPVKEGVLHGPKGLAGQLMRKHDSESGRRAVRSRMQRVCKCHGMSGSCSVRVCWRRLPAFRVAGAALAALHEGAALVRLAQRGGRRPARLRPARPDLKRPNKTDLVYLEDSPDYCEKNITLGIPGTRGRICNRTSLGLDGCRLLCCGRGYQTRVRDVTEKCNCRFVWCCHVKCELCRHKREEHVCN
- the LOC139996022 gene encoding uncharacterized protein; this translates as MSVIITLYVVMYLANIIHGSILTAPPQSAVVVAFEDIYDISLLANTLSDQGIDTTLIIPESNEDEVYETLIDVEVLTVKMEVDESAYSTKKTIQACEALLKDEQIAKKIQEIQPTFAIFPALWHDGCLLPWARAIESIPVIWTRNREEELYVFEYTGAALSVQNTGVWTRLWTSTTRRSIFSTARDEYAVYALRIVGKYLPDISLNLDNLYADVRLILWDADVILRSDYALLTQLIVEIGCHHCRGAHPLQSDLHKALIEYRVGTIVALLDENYETLIRELAQKLPQGREGQAVVWKNMKWQNSNNALPENLFVHSRIDRQDLIGYGRTRVVLSHCADTELLEAAFHGTPVICFPRNPNEFKNAARAVQLGFARSAENIHISSGEELANTVTQIHETMDYRENARKVSLTIRDRINPAVDRLIYWLRYMARTKDWNLDFLTPVSPAKTLNEELQFFLGLFVGIIVGIFSTIGCMLARYLVISKRTQRSKGRYTR